One window of Puntigrus tetrazona isolate hp1 chromosome 14, ASM1883169v1, whole genome shotgun sequence genomic DNA carries:
- the sting1 gene encoding stimulator of interferon genes protein — MSGVTREDGLVPRARSSLPVVCSAGLGLLMLLYAWLLDSDRFTERAGMIAFCITVERVIHSMCLFAEEWLFHSRQRYRGRMNEIFQACFRGHVVFGMCATFLMLKLGGVSFSKEQWSTIALMCTVYLLLRSLGFLGLAPVEISEICETKKMNVAHGLAWSFYTGYLKFVLPDLQNKVSRYSSTRGKLSSSRLHILLPLNAKVPTKPEEEDTHVIFHENLPELERDTAGVRKRSYKNSVYKITQDKETFSCVLEYATPLLTLYQMSQESSAGFGERERKQQVLLFYRTLSQILEDSLECRNRYRLVLLNDEHTGDPHYLSREIIQNLKQQDGEIHMEPIRELPNEVHPFQEEGSIENFNDVHHAAYPEDPMSNDPTLMFSQPQSLRSEPVETTDYFNQNHAKR; from the exons ATGTCTGGTGTGACGAGGGAGGACGGTCTGGTGCCCAGAGCGCGCAGCAGCCTGCCTGTGGTGTGTTCTGCTGGACTGGGCCTTCTCATGCTGCTGTATGCTTGGCTGCTGGACTCCGACAGGTTCACTGAGAGAGCTGGAATGATCGCTTTTTGCATCACAGTAGAAAGGGTTATTCACAGTATGTGCTTGTTTGCAGAGGAGTGGCTCTTCCATTCAAGGCAAAG GTATCGTGGCAGGATGAATGAGATCTTTCAGGCTTGCTTTAGAGGGCATGTCGTTTTCGGGATGTGTGCAACCTTTCTGATGCTAAAGTTGGGTGGAGTTTCGTTCTCTAAAGAGCAGTGGAGCACTATAGCCCTCATGTGCACTGTTTACCTGTTACTCAGAAGCCTGGGGTTCCTG GGCCTTGCTCCGGTTGAGATCTCAGAAATCTGCGAAACAAAGAAGATGAATGTGGCACATGGTTTGGCCTGGTCTTTTTATACCGGTTACCTCAAATTTGTCCTTCCAG ACTTACAGAACAAGGTGAGCCGGTATTCCTCCACCAGGGGCAAACTGAGCTCTTCACGTCTGCACATCCTTCTGCCTCTCAACGCCAAGGTTCCGACCAAACCCGAAGAGGAGGACACTCATGTGATCTTCCATGAAAACCTTCCAGAACTGGAGCGGGACACGGCAGGGGTGCGCAAACGTAGCTACAAGAACAGCGTCTACAAGATCACCCAGGACAAAGAG ACTTTTAGCTGCGTTCTGGAATACGCCACACCATTGCTGACGCTGTATCAGATGTCCCAAGAGAGCAGTGCAGGGTTTGGAGAAAGAGAACGAAAACAGCAGGTCCTGTTGTTTTACAGAACACTCAGCCAAATTCTGGAAGATTCCCTAGAGTGCCGGAACCGTTACCGGCTCGTCCTGCTCAACG ATGAGCACACAGGTGACCCTCATTACCTCTCCAGAGAGATCATCCAGAACCTCAAACAGCAGGACGGAGAGATTCACATGGAACCCATCCGAGAGTTACCAAACGAAGTCCATCCTTTCCAAGAAGAGGGTTCGATTGAGAATTTCAATGATGTGCACCATGCTGCTTATCCTGAAGACCCAATGAGCAATGACCCCACCCTCATGTTCAGCCAGCCACAGTCCTTGAGATCTGAACCGGTGGAGACCACCGATTATTTTAACCAAAATCATGCAAAGAGATGA
- the si:ch211-39i2.2 gene encoding DNA damage-inducible transcript 4-like protein-like codes for MVYTQALVFGMSVRSEQENLAEELSALQRFRSDGDELKHCGGLVKARSSSSLGSECSLEEEEEDAAATCLQFDLARRIEKCLCEAKGASLSCQELRLPRRMTARVARDILRSAAEEPCGIRGALIHVFMESKGTLLKLGTVVPDQSLTPTFEVSVVLQPDLGGWPPLKILFGGRKVLSLRREYRLVKRKLYSSATPTVLEFY; via the exons ATGGTCTACACTCAAGCCCTCGTGTTCGGGATGTCCGTCAGGAGCGAGCAGGAAAACCTAGCCGAGGAGCTGAGCGCTCTGCAGCGCTTCCGATCAGACGGAGACGAACTCAAACACTGCGGCGGACTCGTGAAAGCACGCAGCTCATCGA GTCTGGGATCTGAGTGCAGtttggaagaggaagaggaggacgcCGCCGCCACGTGTCTTCAGTTCGACCTGGCCAGACGCATTGAGAAGTGCCTCTGTGAGGCCAAAGGAGCCAGTCTGAGCTGTCAGGAGCTGCGCCTGCCCAGACGCATGACCGCTCGCGTGGCCCGAGACATCCTGCGCTCAGCCGCGGAGGAGCCGTGTGGGATACGAGGCGCGCTGATCCACGTCTTCATGGAAAGCAAGGGCACGCTGCTGAAGCTGGGCACCGTCGTTCCCGATCAGAGTCTCACACCCACTTTTGAGGTGTCCGTGGTCCTGCAGCCTGATCTGGGCGGATGGCCTCCGCTGAAGATCCTGTTCGGTGGAAGGAAGGTCTTGAGCCTCAGGCGGGAATATCGGCTGGTCAAGCGGAAACTGTACTCGTCTGCCACTCCTACTGTACttgagttttattaa